The window TTCTATAATTGCAAACAATATTTTTAATACCGAATACACAGAAACGAACTTAGTACCAATGCCAAAAGGGAATTTGTTATTTGGATTAAAATACACGTTTCAATAAATAGATGAACAACAAAGCGATATCAAGAACCAGTAAATTCTAGATATCGCTTTTTTTTCGAAAACAATCAATATAGGTTTGTTGATTTAATTTACTTTCATTTTAGTAACTTTGGGCTTCTAAACCCATTATATTGAAACTCCATCTTCAAGAGATCCCTAGAGTAAAAACCATTACGAAAGCGGATTTTATAAAACACTATTTCAAACCACAAAAACCTGTGGTAATAGAGCGTTGTATAGAAGATTGGCCTGCTTTCACAAAATGGAATCTAGACTACATAAAACAAGTGGCTGGTGATAAAACGGTTCCGTTGTATGACGATAGACCTGTAAACTACAAAGACGGTTTTAACGAAGCACATGCCACCATGAAAATGAGTGCGTATGTAGATTTACTGAAAAGTGAGCCGACAAAATACCGGATTTTTCTTTGGAATATTTTAAAGGAAGTACCCCTACTTCAAAAAGACTTTAGCTTTCCCGATTTTGGTTTAAAACTTATGAAAAGCTTACCAATGCTTTTTTTTGGCGGAAAAGACTCGCATACATTTATGCATTACGATATCGATTTTGCCAATATTTTTCACTTTCATTTTGAAGGTAAAAAACAATGTATATTATTTAATCAGGACCAAAATAAATACTTATATAAAATACCATACTCTTTAATAACCAGAGAAGATATAGACTTCTCTAATCCAGATTTTAAAAAATGGCCAGCCCTACAAAACGCTAAAGGCTATATTACGGAACTAAATCATGGCGAAGTTTTATATATGCCAGAAGGTTACTGGCA is drawn from Lacinutrix sp. WUR7 and contains these coding sequences:
- a CDS encoding cupin-like domain-containing protein → MKLHLQEIPRVKTITKADFIKHYFKPQKPVVIERCIEDWPAFTKWNLDYIKQVAGDKTVPLYDDRPVNYKDGFNEAHATMKMSAYVDLLKSEPTKYRIFLWNILKEVPLLQKDFSFPDFGLKLMKSLPMLFFGGKDSHTFMHYDIDFANIFHFHFEGKKQCILFNQDQNKYLYKIPYSLITREDIDFSNPDFKKWPALQNAKGYITELNHGEVLYMPEGYWHYMKYITPGFSMSLRSIPKNPKNLAKAVYNIAIMRHFDTIMRKIKGQNWIDYKNKQAILNTNKKIS